In Fusarium verticillioides 7600 chromosome 4, whole genome shotgun sequence, the following proteins share a genomic window:
- a CDS encoding HAD superfamily (subfamily IIIA) phosphatase, producing the protein MLNLNLSASLNITRLIFRPSLCLPHHTVSTFNDLPIPLEKGLQEDGRKVEIKAVVLDKDDCFAYPDSIEVYDSYKSHFEKLRLAYPGRKLLVVSNTAGATSWDKNLKLAAEVEENTGITVLSHSVKKPGCGQEIMEYFKKHPETGVTEPAHVAFVGDRLTTDMMLANMTGGWGFWVKDGVIPLEKKSIFSRLERPLASFLFARGIYAPEPRSIFEE; encoded by the exons atgttgaaTCTAAATTTATCAGCTTCATTAAATATCACAAGGCTTATCTTTAGGCCGAGTCTGTGTCTGCCTCATCACACAGTCTCAACTTTCAATGACTTGCCAATTCCTCTTGAAAAAGGCTTGCAAGAAGATGGTCGCAAAGTagagatcaaggctgttgtCCTCGACAAAGACGATTGCTTTGCTTATCCTGATAGTATCGAAGTGTATGACTCTTACAAG TCTCACTTTGAAAAGCTAAGGTTGGCTTATCCTGGTCGCAAGTTACTTGTGGTGTCAAATACTGCTGGAGCAACGTCGTGGGATAAGAATCTGAAGCTAgctgctgaggttgaagagaacaCAGGAATCACTGTGCTCTCGCACTCGGTCAAGAAGCCAGGTTGTGGGCAGGAGATCATGGAATACTTCAAAAAGCACCCAGAGACAGGAGTGACGGAACCTGCACACGTTGCATTCGTCGGTGATAGACTGACGACCGACATGATGCTTGCAAATATGACAGGAGGGTGGGGGTTTTGGGTGAAAGACGGAGTAATACCTCTGGAAAAGAAGAGTATC TTCTCGAGATTGGAACGACCTTTAGCTTCTTTCCTCTTTGCTAGAGGTATTTATGCTCCTGAACCCCGCAGCATCTTTGAGGAGTAG
- a CDS encoding origin recognition complex subunit 2 has translation MPPKKAAPEPDTQQDPPRSLRKRGHQDLESIPESDLETSPVKRQRSAPHHSPKVTTGTNGHTEVIHRDVIGDSDASSSESLSRVDPDETPKPAPKRRGRPPKKPVNGETPTPKATRTALFETPNKKTSIALNGGTPGGGADRSAKRKSTRALIEHVVGDDLTDEEEYDGLAQQIYESSEDEEALEGDIAIFTEASGVDEAPTPSKSTPRRKAQRKAPARSPTPPRDLPPHELYFAHNKPGRAKTSNNTLGSLALLTHDEYFTIMRETQDHHEADIEFLESLHAESFPQWAFELSQGFSLCLYGYGSKRRLLHKLAGHLYSTIRKEKGDKIVIINGYAHNTTMREVLSTIGTAVDPSHRIPLTQPAVMVPAILSHLATTSSTLTLVVNSIDAAPLRKSGSQSALAQLAAHPQIRLVCSADTPDFTLLWDIGVRSAFNMAFHDCTTFAPYGAELDVVDEVHELLGRNAHRVNGREGVAFVLRSLPENAKNLFRLLVGEVLIAIEEEGDSGDEPIGVEYRMVYNKAVEEFICSSEMAFRTLLKEFHDHQIITSMKDALGTELLSLPFRKDELEAILEDLMS, from the exons ATGCCTCCAAAAAAGGCAGCGCCTGAGCCTGATactcaacaagatcctccaagATCCTTACGAAAGCGAGGGCACCAAGATCTCGAATCCATTCCCGAAAGCGACCTTGAAACATCACCAGTAAAGCGACAACGAAGTGCACCTCATCATTCACCCAAAGTCACCACCGGAACGAATGGCCATACAGAGGTTATACATCGAGATGTGATAGGAGACAGTGATGCAAGCTCATCCGAATCATTATCAAGAGTCGACCCAGATGAAACCCCTAAACCTGCACCAAAACGACGAGGGagaccaccaaagaagcctGTGAATGGCGAAACTCCTACACCGAAAGCAACCCGTACTGCGCTTTTTGAAACGCCAAACAAGAAAACGTCAATTGCTTTGAATGGAGGAACacctggaggaggagcagacAGATCTGCCAAGCGAAAGAGTACGAGAGCTCTCATAGAACACGTTGTTGGCGACGACCTTacagatgaggaggaatacGATGGCCTTGCGCAGCAAATCTACGAATCTagtgaagacgaagaagcgCTCGAGGGCGATATTGCCATTTTCACAGAAGCATCAGGTGTAGATGAAGCTCCGACACCTTCGAAATCAACACCTCGCCGGAAAGCTCAGCGGAAAGCACCAGCTCGATCTCCTACTCCTCCTCGCGACCTGCCTCCTCACGAATTATACTTTGCGCACAACAAACCTGGGCGGGCCAAGACTTCGAATAATACTCTGGGATCACTCGCTCTACTTACACACGATGAATACTTTACTATTATGCGAGAAACCCAGGATCACCATGAGGCCGATATCGAGTTTCTGGAGAGTCTACATGCCGAATCATTCCCGCAATGGGCGTTTGAGTTATCGCAAGGGTTCAGTTTGTGTCTATATGGTTATGGTTCGAAGCGACGTCTCCTGCACAAGCTTGCTGGTCACTTGTACTCTACCATTAGGAAGGAGAAGGGGGACAAGATTGTTATAATCAATGGTTACGCCCACAATACCACTATGCGCGAGGTATTGAGCACAATTGGTACGGCTGTTGATCCGAGTCACCGCATTCCTCTAACGCAACCTGCCGTTATGGTCCCTGCCATTCTTTCACACCTCGCTACAACGTCATCAACGTTGACTCTGGTTGTCAACTCAATCGATGCAGCGCCTCTTCGTAAATCTGGCTCGCAATCTGCTCTGGCGCAACTCGCGGCGCATCCTCAAATAAGGCTGGTGTGCTCAGCTGATACACCAGACTTTACACTACTGTGGGACATAGGTGTGCGATCTGCGTTTAACATGGCGTTCCACGACTGTACGACCTTTGCCCCATATGGCGCCGAGCTGGATGTTGTGGATGAGGTACATGAGCTTCTCGGGAGGAATGCTCACCGAGTCAATGGTAGAGAAGGCGTTGCGTTTGTTTTACGAAGTTTGCCCGAGAACGCCAAGAATCTGTTCCGCCTCTTGGTGGGTGAGGTGCTCATTGctattgaggaggagggcgacAGCGGCGATGAGCCAATTGGTGTTGAGTATCGAATGGTGTACAACAAGGCCGTGGAAGAGTTCATCTGCAGTTCTGAGATGGCTTTCCGAACCCTGCTGAAAGA ATTCCACGATCATCAAATAATCACAAGTATGAAGGATGCTCTGGGAACAGAGTTGCTGAGCTTGCCATTTAGAAAAGACGAGCTAGAGGCAATCCTGGAGGATCTCATGTCATAA
- a CDS encoding formate dehydrogenase produces MVKVLAVLYDGGQHAKDQPLLLGTTENELGIRKWLEDQGHTLITTSDKDGEGSTFDKELEDAEIIITTPFHPGYLTAERLARAKKLKLAVTAGIGSDHVDLNAANKTNGGITVAEVTGSNVVSVAEHVLMTILVLIRNFVPAHEQIEAGDWDVAHAAKQEFDLEGKVVGTVAVGRIGERVLRRLKPFDCKELLYFDYQPLSPEKEKEIGCRRVDTLEEMLAQCDIVTINCPLHEKTKGLFNKDLIAKMKKGSYLVNTARGAIVVKEDVAAALKSGHLAGYGGDVWDHQPAPKDHPLRTAKNNWGGGNAMVPHMSGTSLDAQIRYANGTKAIIDSYLSGRHDYKPEDLIVHQGDYATKAYGQREKK; encoded by the exons ATG GTCAAGGTTCTTGCAGTTCTCTACGACGGTGGCCAGCACGCCAAGGAT CAACCCCTCCTTCTTGGTACCACTGAGAACGAGCTCGGTATCCGCAAGTGGCTCGAGGACCAAGGTCACACTCTCATCACCACATCCGACAAGGACGGTGAGGGTTCTACCTTCGacaaggagctcgaggatgctgagatcatcatcaccactcccTTCCACCCCGGTTACCTGACCGCTGAGCGTCTTGCTcgcgccaagaagctcaagctcgcTGTCACTGCTGGTATCGGCTCTGACCACGTCGACCTCAACGctgccaacaagaccaacgGTGGTATCACCGTTGCTGAGGTCACTGGCTCCAACGTCGTCTCCGTTGCTGAGCACGTTCTCATGACCATCCTCGTCCTTATCCGCAACTTCGTCCCTGCCCACGAGCAGATCGAGGCTGGTGACTGGGACGTTGCCCACGCTGCCAAGCAGGAGTTCGATCTTGAGGGCAAGGTTGTCGGTACCGTCGCTGTCGGCCGCATTGGTGAGCGTGTCCTCCGCCGCCTCAAGCCCTTCGACTGCAAGGAGCTCCTCTACTTCGATTACCAGCCCCTTTCtcccgagaaggagaaggagatcggCTGCCGCCGTGTCGACACCCTTGAGGAGATGCTCGCTCAGTGTGAtatcgtcaccatcaactGCCCTCTCCAtgagaagaccaagggtctcttcaacaaggacctcatcgccaagatgaagaagggctcTTACCTCGTCAACACTGCTCGTGGTgccatcgtcgtcaaggagGACGTTGCTGCCGCTCTCAAGTCTGGTCACCTCGCCGGTTACGGTGGTGATGTCTGGGACCACCAGCCCGCTCCCAAGGACCACCCTCTGCGAACCGCCAAGAACAACTGGGGTGGCGGTAACGCCATGGTTCCTCACATGTCCGGTACTTCTCTGGACGCTCAGATCCGATATGCCAACGGTaccaaggccatcatcgacTCTTACCTCTCTGGCCGCCACGACTACAAGCCTGAGGATCTTATCGTCCACCAGGGTGACTATGCCACCAAGGCCTATGGTCAGCGTGAGAAGAAATAA